Within Hydrogenophaga sp. PAMC20947, the genomic segment AGACGGTCAAGACCTCGATCAAGCGTCTGAAGGACATGCAGGCCCAGCAAGAAGGTGGTCTGGAGACCATGAGCAAAAAAGAGCAACTGATGTTCGCTCGCGAAATGGAAAAGCTGGAAAAGGACATCGGTGGTATCCAGGACATGACCGCATTGCCTGATGCCATTTTCCTGATTGACGTGGGTTTCCACAAGATCACCGTGCTGGAAGCGCAGAAGCTGGGCATCCCGCTGGTGGGTGTTGTTGACACCAACCACTCCCCCGTCGGTATCGACTATGTGATCCCGGGCAACGACGACTCGGCTCGCGCCGTGGCCTTGTACGCCCGCGGTATCGCTGATGCGGTGCTCGCAGGCCGCAACGACGCCGTGAGCGGTGTTGTGAAGGCTGTGGCCGCAGAAGGCTCCGACGAATTCGTCGAAGTGAAAGAAGGCACTCCAGCCGCCTAAGCTGGGCTGCCGCGCGAAAGAGGGGCTCCAGTAGCCCCTTTTTCACAAGCAAAACCGATTATTGACCCTCCGCCAGCGTGTTGCGGCGGAACAAGGAGAACCCCAATGGCAATTACCGCAAGCATGGTCGCAGAACTGCGCGCCAAGACCGATGCACCCATGATGGAGTGCAAAAAAGCCCTGACCGAAGCCGAGGGCGACATGGCCAAGGCCGAAGAGTTGCTGCGCGTCAAGCTCGGCACCAAGGCTGGCAAGGCCGCCAGCCGCGTGACCGCCGAAGGTGTGGTTACCAGCTTCATCGACGGCACCACCGGTGGCATGATCGAAGTGAATTGCGAAACCGACTTCGTGACCAAGAACGACAGTTTCCTGGCTTTCGCCAATGCTGCCTCTGAGTTGGTGGCCAAGCACAATCCAGCCGATTTGGAAGCGCTGGGCGCTTTGCCTTACAGCCAGGACTCGTTCGGCCCCACGCTTGAAGACGTGCGCAAGGGCTTGATTGGCAAGATTGGCGAGAACATGAGCTTCCGCCGCTTCAAGCATTACAGCGGTGGCGCCAAAGTTGTGTCCTACGTGCACGGCACGCGCATTGGTGTGGTGGTTGAGTTTGAGGGGGCAGATACACCCGCCAAAGACACGGCTATGCACATCGCTGCCATGAAGCCTGTGGCTTTGACCAGCGCTGACGTGCCTGCCGAGTTCATCGAGCGTGAGCGTTCGGTTGCGACCGCCAAAGCCGACGAAGCCAACAAAGAGCTGGTCGCTGCCGGCAAGTCAGAGCAGAGTGCCGAAATTGTTGCCAAGCGCATCGACGGCGCGGTTCAAAAGTACCTCAAAGAGGTATCGCTGTTCAACCAGTCCTTCGTGAAGAACGACAAGTTGACCGTTGAGCAAATGCTCAAGGCCGAGGGCACCACGGTGAAGGGTTTCACCATGTATGTGGTGGGCGAGGGCATCGAGAAGAAAGTCGACGATTTTGCGGCCGAAGTGGCCGCCCAGGTGGCTGCTGCCCAGGGCTCGTGATCCGGGGCTGGGCCGGGCCCAGCCTTATCGCCAGACAAAACAACCGGGCCGCAAGGCCCGTTGTTTTGTGTGAGTGTTATTTTTTGCCGGGCAAGTCGACGGCATGCTTGGGCAAAGGTTCTGTGCCTCGCTACACTTGGAGGCTGAGCCTCCGTCATTCGAATCGAGAAAGTTGCCTATGCCAGCGTACAAACGAATCCTGCTGAAACTCTCTGGTGAAGCCCTGATGGGTGATGATGCTTTCGGCATCAACCGTGCGACCATCGCGCGCATGGTGGAAGAGATTGCCGAGGTGACTCGCCTGGGCGTTGAAGTGGCAGTGGTGATCGGCGGCGGCAATATTTTCCGTGGCGTGGCGGGTGGTGCTGTGGGCATGGACCGCGCAACCGCCGACTACATGGGCATGCTGGCCACCGTGATGAACTCACTGGCACTGGCCGACACCATGGAGAAAGCAGGCCTGATCGCCCGGGTGATGTCGGCGATTGCGATCGAGCAAGTGGTGGAGCCCTACGTGCGGCCCAAAGCCCTCCAGTATCTGGAAGAGGGAAAAGTGGTGGTCTTTGCCGCGGGTACCGGCAACCCGTTTTTCACCACCGATACCGCCGCTGCCTTGCGCGGGGCCGAGATCGGGGCCGAAATCGTGCTCAAGGCCACCAAGGTGGATGGGGTGTATTCCGCCGACCCCAACATAGATCCCAACGCCACACGCTATACGTCGATTTCATTTGACGAGGCCATGGCGAAGAATTTGCAGGTGATGGATGCGACTGCGTTTGCGTTGTGCCGCGATCAAAAGTTGCCTGTGAAAGTGTTTTCGATATTCAAACCAGGTGCCTTGCGCAACGTTGTGCTGGGCGGGGACGAAGGTACCCTGGTTCACGTTTGAGACAAACGACCCGTTGATTTGAGCTGAAAGAGGAATTGTCATGAGCATTGCTGAGATCCTACAAACCGCCGAACACAAGATGGAGCAGTCGCTGGAGGCGTTCAAGGGCAACCTGTCCAAGGTCCGCACGGGTCGCCCGAATCCTGCGCTGCTGGACACGGTGCATGTTGAGTATTACGGCTCCATGTTGCCCTTGTCGCAAGTGGCGAATCTGAGCTTGCTGGACGCTCGAACCATTGGCGTCGCACCTTGGGAAAAGGGCATGGGCGCCAAGATCGAGAAAGCCATTCGAGAGTCTGACCTCGGCCTGAATCCTTCGAGCCAAGGTGATTTGATCCGTGTGCCCATGCCCCCATGACCGAAGAGCGCCGCAAAGAGCTCACCAAAGTGGTGCGCAACGAGGGTGAGGCGTCCAAGATCGCCATTCGAAACCTGCGCCGCGATGCCAACGAGACGGTCAAGCGGTTGGTCAAGGACAAGGAAGCCTCCGAGGACGACGAGCGCCGCTCACAAGAAGATGTTCAAAAACTCACCGACCGGATGATCACGGAAGTGGATCGCCTGGTGGCCTCGAAAGAGCAGGATATTCTGGCCGTTTGATACGGGCAGGTTCCCTTTTTTACATCTATCCACCTCAAATCCGATTCGATGCCCTCGGTCCATTCTGACAGTTGTTCACCTGTGGCCATAGGATTGCCGCGTCATGTGGCCATCGTGATGGATGGCAATGGTCGGTGGGCCAAACAGCGCCATTTGCCGCGTGTCGCGGGACACAAGCAAGGCGTGGATGCGCTGCGCCGCACTGTCAGGGCTTGTCTGGAAAAGGGTATAGCGGTCCTGACCGTCTTCGCGTTTTCTTCCGAGAACTGGAACCGCCCGGTAGAAGAGGTGTCTGGTTTGATGGAGTTGCTGGCTCTGGCACTCACGCGTGAGGTGCCCAAGCTGCACAAGAACGGCGTTCGGCTGCATTTCCCAGGTGACAGAGCCGGGCTCTCTGCTCGGGTGGTGCAGGGCTTTCAAAAGGCTCAGGAGATGACGGCGGACAATGAGCGTCTGGTGCTCAATGTGTGCTTCAACTACGGCGGTCGCTGGGATATAGCCCAGGCGGCGCGCCGCCTGGTGGCCGAGGGGCGCGAAATCACCGAGGCGGCGCTGAACGAAACCACAGTGTTGGCCCATGTTGGTGACCCGGATCTGGTGATTCGGACCGGCGGCGAGATGCGCATCAGCAACTTCCTGTTGTGGCAGGTGGCCTATGCAGAGTTGTATTTCTCAGCGTGCCTGTGGCCAGACTTCGATGGCGATGAGCTGGATCGGGCCATTGCCGATTTTGGTTCTCGTGAGCGCAGGTTTGGACAGACATCCGAGCAGGTGAAGGCCATTGATCCAATCGGCATGCCATCGGCCGATGGCTCCCCGCATGCTTAAACAGCGCATCATCACTGCGCTGGTCTTGTTGGCGGTCTTGCTGCCG encodes:
- the rpsB gene encoding 30S ribosomal protein S2; translation: MSITMREMLEAGVHFGHQTRFWNPKMAPFIFGHRNKIHIVNLEKTLPMFEDAAKFVRQLTANRGTILMVGTKRTSRDTVALEARRAGVPFVDQRWLGGMLTNFKTVKTSIKRLKDMQAQQEGGLETMSKKEQLMFAREMEKLEKDIGGIQDMTALPDAIFLIDVGFHKITVLEAQKLGIPLVGVVDTNHSPVGIDYVIPGNDDSARAVALYARGIADAVLAGRNDAVSGVVKAVAAEGSDEFVEVKEGTPAA
- the tsf gene encoding translation elongation factor Ts, translating into MAITASMVAELRAKTDAPMMECKKALTEAEGDMAKAEELLRVKLGTKAGKAASRVTAEGVVTSFIDGTTGGMIEVNCETDFVTKNDSFLAFANAASELVAKHNPADLEALGALPYSQDSFGPTLEDVRKGLIGKIGENMSFRRFKHYSGGAKVVSYVHGTRIGVVVEFEGADTPAKDTAMHIAAMKPVALTSADVPAEFIERERSVATAKADEANKELVAAGKSEQSAEIVAKRIDGAVQKYLKEVSLFNQSFVKNDKLTVEQMLKAEGTTVKGFTMYVVGEGIEKKVDDFAAEVAAQVAAAQGS
- the pyrH gene encoding UMP kinase produces the protein MPAYKRILLKLSGEALMGDDAFGINRATIARMVEEIAEVTRLGVEVAVVIGGGNIFRGVAGGAVGMDRATADYMGMLATVMNSLALADTMEKAGLIARVMSAIAIEQVVEPYVRPKALQYLEEGKVVVFAAGTGNPFFTTDTAAALRGAEIGAEIVLKATKVDGVYSADPNIDPNATRYTSISFDEAMAKNLQVMDATAFALCRDQKLPVKVFSIFKPGALRNVVLGGDEGTLVHV
- the uppS gene encoding polyprenyl diphosphate synthase; the protein is MPSVHSDSCSPVAIGLPRHVAIVMDGNGRWAKQRHLPRVAGHKQGVDALRRTVRACLEKGIAVLTVFAFSSENWNRPVEEVSGLMELLALALTREVPKLHKNGVRLHFPGDRAGLSARVVQGFQKAQEMTADNERLVLNVCFNYGGRWDIAQAARRLVAEGREITEAALNETTVLAHVGDPDLVIRTGGEMRISNFLLWQVAYAELYFSACLWPDFDGDELDRAIADFGSRERRFGQTSEQVKAIDPIGMPSADGSPHA